From Mauremys mutica isolate MM-2020 ecotype Southern unplaced genomic scaffold, ASM2049712v1 Super-Scaffold_100365, whole genome shotgun sequence, the proteins below share one genomic window:
- the LOC123361113 gene encoding uncharacterized protein F54H12.2-like: protein MAFVHCGSEECAKSELDLFQIAPTQTSIEKSIYIEVPPLSAVTESAPIDFFIAGNGIDYMDLNNTLLYLCCKIVKGDGTELAADAEVGLVNYPVASIFSQLDVTLGDRLVSQSNNCYPYRAFIESVLNYSDDTLATQISAGLFYKDTAGQHEKTELDGRNLGFVRRAKLTAESRTVELLGHLHSDLFFQEKLLLNGVDVKIKLTRSKDAFCLMGSAAEGFKLRIVSASLFVKKVRVAPGVRLGHAEALLASNAKYPVDRVGMKVFSIPAGSRVSNQENLFLGQLPKMLVLGFVDNDAFSGSYTKNPFHFKHYDINFVALYVDGEQVPTKPLQPDFEAGRCVREYMNLVQTAGKHMKDRSLLIDREEFAQGYTLFAFDLSPDQECADHYSLIKTGNLRAEIRFGKALTVTVNMIVYGVFDNVIEINQRRNVLFDYM, encoded by the coding sequence ATGGCTTTTGTTCACTGCGGGTCTGAAGAGTGCGCCAAATCCGAACTAGACTTGTTTCAAATAGCCCCTACGCAGACCAGCATCGAAAAAAGCATTTACATTGAGGTGCCACCTCTATCGGCCGTTACGGAGTCTGCCCCCATTGACTTTTTTATAGCAGGGAATGGCATAGATTATATGGATTTAAACAACACGCTGCTTTACCTGTGTTGCAAGATTGTAAAAGGAGACGGAACTGAACTTGCTGCGGACGCCGAAGTGGGCCTGGTGAATTACCCTGTGGCCTCTATTTTCAGCCAGTTGGATGTTACGCTGGGAGACCGCCTTGTAAGCCAAAGCAACAATTGTTATCCTTACAGGGCCTTTATAGAATCAGTGCTCAATTACAGCGATGACACCCTCGCCACGCAAATTTCTGCCGGTCTGTTTTACAAAGACACTGCTGGACAACATGAAAAAACAGAGTTGGATGGAAGGAATCTAGGGTTTGTGAGGCGTGCAAAGCTGACGGCCGAAAGCAGAACGGTAGAGCTGCTGGGCCATCTACACAGTGACctgttttttcaagaaaaacttttGTTAAACGGAGTGGATGTGAAAATTAAACTGACGCGCAGTAAAGACGCTTTCTGTTTAATGGGCAGCGCGGCTGAAGGCTTTAAACTGCGCATTGTATCAGCGTCCCTTTTTGTGAAGAAAGTACGGGTGGCCCCGGGTGTCCGTCTGGGGCACGCGGAGGCCCTGCTTGCCTCTAATGCTAAATACCCCGTGGACCGTGTGGGAATGAAAGTGTTTAGCATCCCTGCGGGCAGCAGGGTCAGTAACCAGGAGAACCTGTTTTTGGGACAGTTACCCAAAATGCTCGTCCTAGGGTTTGTGGATAACGATGCCTTTAGCGGAAGTTACACTAAAAatccctttcattttaaacattacgATATAAATTTTGTGGCCTTGTATGTGGATGGTGAACAGGTACCGACCAAGCCTCTGCAACCGGACTTCGAGGCAGGACGCTGCGTGAGAGAATACATGAATCTGGTACAGACAGCTGGTAAACACATGAAAGATCGTTCTTTGTTAATTGACCGGGAGGAGTTTGCACAGGGTTACACCTTGTTTGCCTTTGACCTGTCTCCCGACCAGGAATGTGCAGATCATTATTCCCTAATTAAAACTGGGAACCTGAGAGCAGAAATACGTTTTGGAAAGGCTTTGACAGTCACCGTTAATATGATCGTGTATGGGGTTTTTGACAATGTCATAGAGATAAATCAGAGAAGAAACGTTCTGTTTGACTACATGTGA